A stretch of DNA from Myxococcales bacterium:
GCCCAATTACAGATCAGCGTGGCGGATTCGTACTCGCCGTCGGAAACCCGGGTCGACGCGACTTCAATGCGGTCGACCTCGACCTCGAGCAAGAGCCGCCTCGCGATCAGCAGCTTTTCTTCGGGGGTATACGAGACGTTTGGGGTTTGTTCCCCGTCGCGCAACGTGGTGTCCATCACCGCGATGTACCGCGGTTCCTGGAATTCGCTGGCTCGATTGCTGCTGCCGTCTTTGTTCAAACCGGTGCTCATGATGCGTTCCCGAGGCGGCTAGCCCCTTCAGGCCCGCCGCCCCGTCCCGGCATCAGACTGAGCCGGGTTTGGGATGGGGGCAGGACCTTCTCCGAATTGCGATCGCCGCGCGCGCAATCCCCTGTGCGGCGGCTATCGACTCGATCCAAATGAAGGTGGTTCTCGTGCTCATGGAGTGCGAGGTTACCCATGCGCTCCGGGCCTGTCGACCTCGCGCGCGGGCTGGACGAGTATCACGAGCGAGAAATCATGGCTTTTAAACGGGCTGCCGGGGGGCCAGATTGGGAATGGATCAGGGCCGCGAAAGGCTCGAAAGAGTGCCCGACACGAGGGCCGGGACCCGGCTCGACCAGTTCCTGGCCGAGTGTCTCGAGGTTTCGCGCGGCGAGGCTCGCCGTCTGCTCGAGGCCGGCAAGGTCAGTCTCGACGGGCGCATAGCATCCGTCCGGGACAAGGGGCGGGCGCTGCAGGCGGGGGCCGAGGTGGGGGTGGTCGATTTCCGACCTCCGGATCGACAGCGGATCGAACCCGATACGGCAGCGGACCCGGATGCAGCCATTCGCGGAATTCTGGCCCGGGGCGAAGGTTGGCTCGCGGTGGACAAATGCCCGGGTTTCCCCGTCCACCCGCTGCGGGAGCACGAAACAGGAACCGTGCTCAATTGCGTTGCGTCGCTTCACCCGGAGCTTCAGGGCATAGGCGAAGGGGGGCTGCGCAGCGGTGTCGTCCATCGGCTCGATGTCGAGACGTCTGGGATCTTGTTGGTCGCCACCGAGCAGGCCGCTTGGAATCGCTTGCGGCGGGGGTTTCACGAACACCGGGTAGACAAGGTCTACCGCGCCATCGTGGCAGGAAATCTACGCGAGTCGTTGGAGCAAGAGGTGGGTCTTGTGGTTGCCCAGCATCGTCCCGCGCGGGTGCGAGTCGTCGACCAACCGGACGGGTCCAAGTCCGGAGGCGTTCGCGCGGCGGTGCAGCGGGTGCGCCCGCTCGAGCAATTCGAAGGTGCATGCCTGGTTGAGGTCCGGCCCCGAACGGGGTTCCTGCATCAAATTCGGTCGACCCTGGCCCACCTGGGTCATCCGGTGCTCGGCGATCGAACCTACGGTGGGGATCGAGAACATCCCTGGATCTCGCGGCATATGTTGCATGCCGCGGAGCTTCGCTTCGAGGAGATCGAAGTCAGCAGCCCCGATCCAGCGGATTTCGCAGAGGTGGTCGCGCGACTGCGGCACTGATGCGGAGCACTAGCGGCCGCGCATAACGCTGAAGCCACTATACTGGCGACGCCATGGAGATCCGGACACTCGAGAAATCGGAACGCGACCGTGTGCTCGGCCTGCTCGACCAGTGGGAACTGCAAGACGGCTGGCGCGGCCGCAACTACTTCCGCCGCCATATGGACTATGACCCGGGCTACCGGGATCAGAACATCTGGGTGGCCGCGGAGGGCGAAGAACTGCTCGCCTGTGTGCAGATCTACCCCCGCCGCGTTCGCGTGCTCGGCCATGGGATTCCGACCGGCGGCCTGGGGACGCTCTTTACGGCCCCGGAACACCGGGGCAAGCGCCTGGCGAGCATGCTGATCGAAGCGGCGGTGAATGCAATGATCGAGCAGGGGATGGAGATCTCTCTGCTCCACGCCCAGAACCAGGACATCTTTTTAGCTCGTGGCTGGCACAGTTGGACGAGTGACCGAAGCATCTTGCGCAGGACGGGCAGCGGGTCGGTCGCGT
This window harbors:
- a CDS encoding RluA family pseudouridine synthase; its protein translation is MPDTRAGTRLDQFLAECLEVSRGEARRLLEAGKVSLDGRIASVRDKGRALQAGAEVGVVDFRPPDRQRIEPDTAADPDAAIRGILARGEGWLAVDKCPGFPVHPLREHETGTVLNCVASLHPELQGIGEGGLRSGVVHRLDVETSGILLVATEQAAWNRLRRGFHEHRVDKVYRAIVAGNLRESLEQEVGLVVAQHRPARVRVVDQPDGSKSGGVRAAVQRVRPLEQFEGACLVEVRPRTGFLHQIRSTLAHLGHPVLGDRTYGGDREHPWISRHMLHAAELRFEEIEVSSPDPADFAEVVARLRH
- a CDS encoding GNAT family N-acetyltransferase, with the translated sequence MEIRTLEKSERDRVLGLLDQWELQDGWRGRNYFRRHMDYDPGYRDQNIWVAAEGEELLACVQIYPRRVRVLGHGIPTGGLGTLFTAPEHRGKRLASMLIEAAVNAMIEQGMEISLLHAQNQDIFLARGWHSWTSDRSILRRTGSGSVASDPKSTDSIPPSREVKFAPFDHARDLAAVKVIHSAYSASRSGTVVRDDEQWDASLCLAGNPMEEFLVARQNGAVVAYARCTLLGGVLTLTELGRLEDASLALA